The Prunus dulcis chromosome 5, ALMONDv2, whole genome shotgun sequence genomic sequence GAGAATATTTTCTATCAGTGGAATGGAAGCCATGCatacaaatgaaaaagtaaacagagaaaagaaagcaatCTTGTTTATTAGAGATAGAGAGTTAGCTTAATTagccactctctctctctctccatcccCTCGCACTTTAGTCTTTACATTTTGTGctgattaaaataaaatagaattcTCATGTGATATGATATCCACTAAAATCCCccttaattatttcttaaaatttcCATCTCGTCTCCTttcaaaactaaataaataagactAAAAAGCTGCAAAAAGattatacaaattaattaagcaGCCGATGAGCAGTTTAATTCGTGCTTACCTTGGAGAATTTTCCCATGAGTCCTTGTTATCAGTGGTATTCGCGTTCATTCGGTTATTACATAGTTTTGAACCACCTAAACACATAAGAAATATGGCAGGCAAAAGGGATGCTTTGAAAGGACTATTAGCATGCCGAAGGCAGTAAACATACTGAACTATAGAGCAAATGCACTGTGAGATGCCAGCAGCTAGTCCATAAATGTCAGGAAGAGTACCAAAAGGCGTATGTCGAGGAGGTGGTGTATGATAAAACCACCAGAGCATTCCCCATCTCCTCAACACAACTCTTTCCTTTTTACCTCTGTAAATTAGCTCCCAGATGGAAATGAGCACAGCTGCAATAGCGAACAGCATCCCAAATAGTGCATACTGGGGTGTTCTTGGGGAGGAAGCCTGATCACAAGCAGCTGACAAGATCTCTAGGCCAAGGCCAGTGGCTAAAAATATCCACTCTGCTGATTCTGAAGTAGCCCTCATCCCTGAAACTCAAGGAGGGTTTGTAAAGATTACTACTAGGTGCTAAATATGGCTCAGAAGAAGACTGATCTCCACGACGAGTATTTGCAAACCAGGAAACCAGTTGTTGCTCTCTCAATTTCCATAGCTAATAAGCAAGTGCTTTTCTTTGAGACATAAATACCTCTGTTTGGTTACTGTACGTTAGCCTTGTGGAGAAGGGAACTTTCCGATACGAATCCTCTGTTAGCTTGTGCgggaaaacaataaatattgGAAGTGTGAAAGCAGGAAATATTAGCTTGACTTGTGGGGACTTATGGAGACTGCAGCTACAAGTTCCAGGCCTTAGGAACACAAACCCGCATATTTGGATGGGTTTGTTGGGCGTGGTATTCTTGAGGACCAGCTACCTACttgtaattaatattaatacaACGATGAGCTGTCAAATACCGCAAAGTAAAGGTGGAGACTTGAAGGAAAAGAACCAAAGAACGTATGGCCAAGGTAAAGGTGGAGACTTGAAGAAAGCAAAGCTTGTAGTCCAATTTAGAGAGACACAAGGTAAAGGTGGAGACTTGAAAATTCTGAGAGCTGCAATTCATCTTTGTGGAGCCCAATTTAGAGAGACACAATAGCAGAAGAAGAGAGTGTTTTGACCAACTGGTTTCAATATGTGGTGCCGCCATGGCTGACCGGCTTTTCGTACCATTTTGGCATTTGATTATTTAGGGGAAAATCACTTTCTTTGAAAGTGATGTGCGTGTTAGTGTGTTTGGAATTTTCACAAACAGTAATTGCCCCAGCAAGGATAAATACGTCTTTCCACCTGTCTCTCAGTCGCTCGCCtggtctctctttctcccgGCCGACGCCTCCACAGTCCACGACCTCCAGCTCTCTTCGCGAACCCATTCGCAGAATCGCAGAGCGAGTACAAATCGAGACCAACTCTCTCTCATCATTCCCGTTCTCCGATTCCCCGATTCCTAACATCCTCCACCATCGATC encodes the following:
- the LOC117627287 gene encoding protein DDB_G0276689-like isoform X3, producing MRATSESAEWIFLATGLGLEILSAACDQASSPRTPQYALFGMLFAIAAVLISIWELIYRGKKERVVLRRWGMLWWFYHTPPPRHTPFGTLPDIYGLAAGISQCICSIVQYVYCLRHANSPFKASLLPAIFLMCLGGSKLCNNRMNANTTDNKDSWENSPSTEETSWQAIKVEGNIEQHRLQEQRRQPQEQQQLLEMWLQEQHEQYEQYEQQKERRRRELQRLQEQQERLQELQRRLELEQEQEQQKFLRHRRVVKAD
- the LOC117627287 gene encoding protein DDB_G0276689-like isoform X1; translation: MRATSESAEWIFLATGLGLEILSAACDQASSPRTPQYALFGMLFAIAAVLISIWELIYRGKKERVVLRRWGMLWWFYHTPPPRHTPFGTLPDIYGLAAGISQCICSIVQYVYCLRHANSPFKASLLPAIFLMCLGGSKLCNNRMNANTTDNKDSWENSPSTEETSWQAIKVDLPFLYDQEVEVEGNIEQHRLQEQRRQPQEQQQLLEMWLQEQHEQYEQYEQQKERRRRELQRLQEQQERLQELQRRLELEQEQEQQKFLRHRRVVKAD
- the LOC117627287 gene encoding protein DDB_G0276689-like isoform X2; translated protein: MRATSESAEWIFLATGLGLEILSAACDQASSPRTPQYALFGMLFAIAAVLISIWELIYRGKKERVVLRRWGMLWWFYHTPPPRHTPFGTLPDIYGLAAGISQCICSIVQYVYCLRHANSPFKASLLPAIFLMCLGGSKLCNNRMNANTTDNKDSWENSPSTEETSWQAIKVDLPFLYDQEVEGNIEQHRLQEQRRQPQEQQQLLEMWLQEQHEQYEQYEQQKERRRRELQRLQEQQERLQELQRRLELEQEQEQQKFLRHRRVVKAD